In one window of Pseudanabaena sp. PCC 6802 DNA:
- a CDS encoding 15,16-dihydrobiliverdin:ferredoxin oxidoreductase, whose product MYKPFLEHLEQSLFQKFDLQTCPIPAGLEHQVSDRGKNPATIRSWHYRCPELRKIRYTYIDAGASAQIFNSVIYPSHHYELPLLGIDFLSFGQVKNLIVMDFQPLFQDESYLNKYIRPLKELHDKYPDLAQDLEMKFYDANQYFSKYLLFAKTDSETVKTRVFDAFKDYLTLYWRMLDTATPSSDPEDVRRIVKAQKNYDQYSADRDPASGLFSSYFGHAWAERFLYEFLFSDAVPLATGKAMR is encoded by the coding sequence ATGTATAAGCCGTTTCTCGAGCATCTGGAACAATCGCTATTCCAAAAATTTGATTTACAGACCTGTCCAATTCCGGCAGGATTAGAGCACCAGGTGAGCGATCGCGGCAAGAATCCCGCAACTATTCGCAGTTGGCACTACCGCTGTCCCGAACTGCGGAAAATTCGCTACACCTACATTGATGCGGGTGCCAGTGCCCAGATCTTTAATAGCGTCATTTATCCCAGCCATCACTATGAATTGCCTCTACTGGGCATAGATTTTCTTTCGTTCGGACAGGTCAAAAACCTGATCGTGATGGACTTTCAGCCATTATTCCAAGACGAATCCTACCTAAACAAATACATTCGCCCCCTCAAGGAATTGCACGATAAATATCCAGACCTGGCTCAGGACTTGGAAATGAAGTTTTACGATGCCAACCAGTACTTCTCCAAATATTTGTTATTTGCCAAAACCGACTCGGAAACCGTGAAAACGCGAGTATTCGATGCCTTTAAGGATTATCTCACTCTCTACTGGCGCATGTTGGATACCGCCACTCCATCTAGCGATCCAGAGGACGTGCGACGGATTGTCAAAGCCCAAAAGAATTACGATCAGTACAGTGCCGATCGCGACCCCGCCTCGGGTTTATTCAGCAGCTACTTTGGACATGCATGGGCAGAGCGCTTTTTATACGAATTTCTATTTTCCGATGCCGTACCGCTAGCCACTGGAAAAGCGATGAGGTAA